From Colletes latitarsis isolate SP2378_abdomen unplaced genomic scaffold, iyColLati1 scaffold0145, whole genome shotgun sequence, a single genomic window includes:
- the LOC143351375 gene encoding protein Star-like, translated as MCSCSIERLFRLLWLYKLYALVALIVTVIIVLIIIQPIRSPDSPSNRDVFMDIEMERTYNWALDKWYNFTDGVRWYNNKILSPSDPEWERYMADLRRNWIVWMYNPNQSYNLKNPEIEDHSMGQANVIRKILNDKKNGFFVECGAYDGETRSNTLVLERQLGWTGLLVEADPISFSKMLQKNRKAYLTPTCLGIQPYPTVSSFLMARNVGRLHEPNATDSHLPNSPDVAHSGTHIYVQCFPFIHYMAALNVTTVHYFSLDIEGYELEVLKTIPFDTINIETLSVEFSHVEDGKKELISFMESKGYYVYSFVVRADKLAHDIIFAKQANEGV; from the exons ATGTGCTCGTGCAGCATCGAGCGCCTGTTCAGGCTGCTTTGGCTATATAAATTGTACGCGCTGGTCGCGCTAATAGTCACAGTGATTATTGTTTTAATAATAATCCAGCCAATACGGTCGCCTGATTCCCCATCGAACCGCGACGTATTCATGGACATCGAAATGGAGAGGACTTACAACTGGG CTTTGGACAAGTGGTACAACTTCACCGACG GCGTTAGATGGTACAATAATAAAATACTATCTCCGTCGGACCCGGAGTGGGAGCGTTACATGGCAGACCTACGACGGAATTGGATAGTTTGGATGTACAATCCAAATCAGTCGTACAATCTTAAAAATCCTGAAATCGAGGATCATTCGATGGGTCAAGCCAATGTCATTCGTAAAATTCTCAATGACAAG AAAAATGGTTTCTTCGTGGAGTGTGGCGCCTACGATGGCGAGACCCGCAGCAATACGTTGGTCCTGGAACGACAGCTCGGTTGGACTGGTCTTCTGGTAGAAGCGGATCCCATAAGTTTTAGCAAAATGTTGCAGAAGAACAGGAAGGCTTATTTGACGCCCACGTGTCTTGGGATTCAACCATATCCCACCGTG AGTTCCTTCCTGATGGCCAGAAACGTGGGTCGTCTTCACGAGCCGAACGCGACTGACAGCCATTTGCCAAATTCTCCGGACGTGGCCCACAGCGGCACCCACATTTACGTCCAATGTTTTCCATTTATCCATTACATGGCTGCGCTGAACGTCACCACTGTTCATTACTTCAGTCTCGACATAGAAGGCTACGAGTTAGAAGTATTAAAAACGATTCCATTCGACACGATAAATATAGAG aCGCTTTCGGTGGAATTCTCCCACGTAGAAGATGGTAAAAAGGAACTGATCAGCTTCATGGAATCTAAGGGCTACTATGTTTATTCGTTCGTCGTGAGAGCGGACAAATTGGCTCACGACATAATATTCGCGAAACAAGCGAACGAAGGAGTCTAG
- the LOC143351374 gene encoding uncharacterized protein LOC143351374: protein MYDICHPSYYYIGKLGCTDPIKISTTFYVYIELCEARRYWEVNYKYNESLDLLYLEVKRKKNSEIEIYVPWSTLYNISLDKIESIQQGLNVERVTFVFKSEDSTSVIYKATKGLVRPMAPEATKLMKEKEEKKAQLEKEIRKNTSNLYELAKSLNTENSDQNEPGTSQEFRD, encoded by the exons ATGTACGATATATGCCATCCTAGC TATTATTACATTGGAAAATTGGGATGCACCGATCCTATAAAAATAAGTACGACGTTTTACGTTTATATCGAACTATGCGAAG CAAGGAGATATTGGGAGGTTAATTACAAATATAACGAAAGTCTGGATTTACTCTATTTGGAAGTTAAACGGAAAAAGAATTCAGAAATAGAAATTTACGTACCTTGGTCTACATTGTACAATATATCCCTCGATAAAATTGAAAGCATACAACAAGGTTTGAATGTAGAAAG GGTCacgttcgtgtttaaatcagaaGACAGTACCAGTGTCATTTATAAAGCAACTAAGGGCCTTGTGAGACCTATGGCCCCAGAAGCAACCAAGTTGATGAAGGAAAAGGAAGAAAAGAAAGCACAATTGGAAAAGGAGATTCGAAAAAATACTTCCAACTTGTACGAATTGGCGAAGTCTTTGAACACGGAGAACAGCGATCAAAATGAACCTGGTACAAGCCAGGAATTTCGCGACTGA